The Syngnathus typhle isolate RoL2023-S1 ecotype Sweden linkage group LG16, RoL_Styp_1.0, whole genome shotgun sequence genome includes a region encoding these proteins:
- the cln8 gene encoding protein CLN8 translates to MTKLKSCDERCKYDCEEYSDLCTEYCTLCLYQTAELIPLLTTMDPGQQLPPSDATSQPTEEYFPWDLRFQLIALGFAFYALLFVLAHLLSSSLTHTYNCLQAKEKVFWNLAATRAVFGIQSSVAGLRALTQDSELSRDIANGQEDWSWFNLLTATGFFIFENAAFHTYSLAFRSLDLALATHHFFALAGYGVGVMSDSMGHFVPMVVLLLEMSTPFTCISWMLLKAGWARSLFWKANQWMMIHMFHCRIVLTYYLWWVSFKNWGAINNNFPLALRLIFYIGLALLTVVMNPLWTYKKTMQLFNPVDWNFGNKPAPGNNTKEDQADVAAKTHVS, encoded by the exons ATGACCAAATTGAAGTCGTGTGACGAGAGATGTAAATACGACTGCGAAGAGTATTCTGACTTATGTACA GAGTATTGCACATTATGTCTCTATCAAACTGCTGAGCTAATACCTCTTCTCACAACCATGGATCCTGGACAGCAGCTACCTCCATCTGATGCCACCTCCCAGCCCACTGAAGAATACTTTCCATGGGATCTTCGATTCCAACTGATTGCCTTGGGTTTTGCTTTCTATGCATTATTATTCGTCCTCGCTCACCTCCTGTCTTCATCACTGACCCATACATACAATTGCTTGCAAGCCAAAGAGAAGGTTTTCTGGAACCTTGCCGCTACCCGCGCAGTATTTGGCATCCAGAGTTCAGTTGCTGGTTTGAGAGCACTTACTCAGGACTCTGAATTGAGCAGAGACATAGCGAACGGGCAAGAGGACTGGTCGTGGTTTAATCTCCTCACAGCCACGGGGTTCTTTATATTTGAAAATGCAGCATTCCATACCTATAGTTTGGCGTTTCGGTCACTTGACCTTGCCCTGGCAACGCACCATTTCTTCGCCTTGGCAGGATATGGAGTTGGAGTGATGTCAGATTCCATGGGCCACTTTGTGCCAATGGTGGTGCTACTTCTGGAAATGAGCACACCATTCACGTGCATATCCTGGATGCTGCTGAAG GCTGGATGGGCCAGAAGTCTGTTTTGGAAAGCCAACCAATGGATGATGATCCACATGTTCCATTGTCGCATTGTTCTCACATACTACCTTTGGTGGGTAAGCTTTAAAAACTGGGGCGCGATCAACAACAACTTCCCCCTGGCATTACGTCTCATCTTCTACATCGGCCTGGCCCTGCTCACCGTTGTGATGAATCCGCTTTGGACCTACAAGAAGACCATGCAGCTGTTCAACCCCGTCGATTGGAACTTTGGCAATAAGCCGGCACCTGGAAACAACACCAAAGAGGATCAGGCTGATGTTGCTGCCAAGACTCATGTAAGCTGA
- the arhgef10 gene encoding rho guanine nucleotide exchange factor 10 isoform X3 — protein sequence MDMEEFPPPPAEILDDDEDEGEAFDFDDSGDDIPEVDKPPPKPSNEDQSSGDLVCHPAEGDISSMAPQMPSIFPDSPPSAESPEADGADQKELDLPLPPPPEDVLETDAGIEQQEVSSHVQSVPKSSSKVNPYSVIDISPLEPQQHEQLDCSLSPSEPGEPKEQVGEASDSHSSPGGITSGYSVPVPCGYATPSGVPLITPAYTTPVIIRHFSADEDVTVIRTGNLSADSVFSEEFPPIREEDALAKWASDPANTSWMENPDEVIYDDVPRENSDSNTEPDEMIYDDVELGEEGGSLDNGWSSSEFESYDEASDGEGHSENGLPNAFMRGTPAQKKTHLSQDLSRLKEHYEKKMKDLMANTVGTVELQQLKQKHEQKMQKLVKAAKEGTKDGLEKTKAAVKKGRSFIKTKSFYNERKSTCFEDEESEFFIEVDCFNVEPILGPAPEGLSQQQLLRRCILGSILESEKNYLDALKRILEQYEKPLSQIEPRLLSDRKLKMTFYRVREILQCHFLFQIALASRVAEWDNLAMIGDVFVASFSKSMVLDAYSEYVNNFSTAMSVVRKTCASKPGFLEFLKHRQETSSDRMTLYGLMMKPIQRFPQFILLLQDMLKNTPVGHADRLPLQMALTELETLAEKLNEKKREADQRCEIRHIAKAMNERYLNKLLSNGSRYLIRSDDMVETVYNERGEVMKTKERRLFLLNDVLMCATPNIRCQDGSSSGSAPLDQRFLLKWSVPLSFVESLEFGSSEDIPDTTRYPASHSGEKVVLNAKPNKLYMGPGQLYQDLQNLIHDLSLVNQISSMISSLKGNYQNVNPTVATDWVSGLQRLILKKEEEIRAADRCRIQLQLPGKQDKLGKATYFSAVFNTLNPAIKQSWISNLQMAKLALEEDNLQGWLFAEDDGNQLKKQKHPLLLKQMPVVMSKLQEFKVECAVHNPEPYINTESTADTPVVGHGCVWVASCTNQMGQIAIVAMQSCSPKVTECFNVESRILCMAFVPAEEPRENDDKVQQSNQLPKTGATPTVCLGMEEGSIIVYKSSQRSKKVRLQQFFTPDKSTVTSLSYMKGCLYAGLVSGSVAIYSRSQDGLWIIDKPKVVKLGVLPIKAMLAVEEHLWASSGGQVFIISTQTHCVESACANHTGSALK from the exons ATGGATATGGAAGAATTTCCTCCCCCGCCTGCTGAAA TTTTGGATGACGATGAAGATGAAGGGGAAGCCTTTGATTTCGATGACAGTGGGGATGACATCCCAGAAGTTGACAAGCCACCACCGAAGCCCAGCAATGAGGATCAGAGTTCCGGGGACCTTGTGTGTCATCCGGCAGAGGGTGATATCTCCAGTATGGCTCCCCAAATGCCTTCCATCTTCCCTGACAGCCCACCTTCAGCAGAATCACCTGAAGCTGACGGGGCTGATCAAAAGGAGCTCGATCTACCACTGCCCCCTCCACCTGAGGACGTTCTAGAAACAGATGCAG GAATCGAACAGCAGGAAGTGTCCAGCCATGTCCAAAGTGTCCCAAAGAGCTCCTCCAAAGTCAACCCCTACTCTGTGATTGACATCAGTCCTCTTGAGCCGCAGCAGCACGAGCAGCTCGATTGCTCCCTTTCTCCTTCCGAACCAGGAGAGCCCAAGGAACAAGTTGGAGAAGCCTCGGATTCCCACAGCAGCCCCGGTGGCATCACCTCAGGCTATTCCGTACCAGTGCCCTGCGGCTATGCAACTCCATCCGGCGTACCGCTTATCACGCCTGCTTACACCACACCTGTGATCATTCGACACTTCTCTGCGGATGAGGATG TAACAGTGATTCGGACTGGCAACCTTTCCGCTGACAG TGTTTTCAGTGAAGAGTTTCCACCTATTAGAGAGGAAGATGCTTTGGCGAAGTGGGCATCGGATCCTGCCAATACTTCATGGATGGAAA ATCCCGACGAGGTGATTTATGATGATGTGCCCAGGGAGAACTCTGATTCCAACACAG AACCAGATGAGATGATTTATGACGACGTGGAGCTCGGTGAGGAAGGAGGTTCTCTCGACAATGGCTGGAGCTCCAGTGAGTTCGAAAGCTACGACGAGGCGAGCGATGGGGAAGGGCATTCTGAGAATGGCCTGCCCAACGCCTTCATGAGGGGGACCCCCGCCCAGAAGAAAACCCAT CTCTCTCAAGATCTGAGCCGCTTGAAAGAGCACTATgagaaaaagatgaaagatctaATGGCAAATACAGTCGGAACTGTCGAGCTGCAGCAGCTCAAACAGAAACACGAGCAGAAG ATGCAAAAGTTGGTGAAAGCAGCGAAAGAAGGAACCAAAGATGGGCTTGAGAAAACCAAAGCTGCAGTTAAGAAGGGCCGTTCTTTCATCAAAACCAAGTCTTTCTATAATG AGAGGAAGTCTACCTGTTTTGAAGATGAGGAGTCCGAATTCTTCATTGAGGTCGATTGTTTTAACGTTGAGCCAATTTTGGGTCCAGCCCCAGAGGGGCTTTCACAGCAACAA CTGCTGAGACGCTGTATATTGGGCTCTATACTGGAAAGTGAGAAGAACTATCTTGATGCATTGAAGAGAATCCTCGAG CAATATGAAAAGCCCTTGTCCCAGATTGAACCAAGGTTACTGAGTGACAGGAAACTGAAGATGACCTTCTATAGAGTGCGAGAGATCCTGCAGTGCCACTTCTTGTTCCAGATCGCTCTGGCGAGTCGAGTGGCTGAGTGGGACAACTTGGCCATGATCGGGGATGTCTTTGTTGCCTCG ttcTCAAAGTCTATGGTGCTGGATGCCTACAGTGAGTACGTGAACAACTTTAGTACGGCGATGTCAGTGGTGAGAAAAACATGTGCTTCAAAACCTGGCTTCCTGGAATTCCTAAAG CATCGTCAAGAAACAAGCAGTGACAGGATGACTTTGTATGGCCTGATGATGAAACCAATCCAAAGGTTTCCACAGTTCATTCTGCTCCTCCAG GACATGCTCAAAAACACACCAGTGGGCCATGCAGACCGCCTGCCCTTGCAGATGGCCTTAACAGAACTGGAGACCCTGGCTGAGAAGCTCAATGAAAAGAAGAGAGAAGCTGATCAGCGCTGCGAGATACGTCACATAGCAAAGGCTATGAATGAACGTTACCTTAACAAG CTCCTGAGTAACGGTAGCCGCTACCTGATCCGCTCAGACGACATGGTGGAGACAGTCTACAATGAGCGTGGTGAAGTCATGAAAACAAAGGAGCGCCGCCTTTTCCTACTCAATGATGTTCTCATGTGCGCCACGCCCAATATTCG GTGCCAGGACGGCAGTAGTAGTGGCAGTGCTCCATTAGACCAACGCTTTCTTCTAAAGTGGAGTGTTCCTTTGAGCTTCGTAGAATCGCTGGAGTTTGGATCCAGCGAGGACATTCCTGACACCACCCGTTACCCTGCCTCCCATTCTGGGGAGAAAGTGGTCCTCAACGCAAAGCCAA ATAAACTCTACATGGGCCCAGGTCAGCTGTACCAGGATCTGCAGAACCTAATTCATGACCTCAGCCTGGTCAACCAGATCTCCAGCATGATCAGCAGCCTTAAAGGCAACTACCAG AATGTGAACCCCACAGTGGCCACGGACTGGGTATCGGGTCTCCAGAGGCTGATTCTGAAGAAGGAAGAAGAGATTCGGGCAGCTGACCGTTGTAGAATCCAACTCCAGCTGCCTGGCAAACAAGACAA GTTAGGCAAAGCTACATACTTTAGCGCAGTGTTCAATACTCTCAACCCTGCCATTAAACAATCATGGATCAGCAACTTGCAAATGGCTAAACTGGCTTTAG agGAGGACAACCTTCAGGGGTGGTTGTTTGCAGAAGATGATGGAAATCAACTTAAAAAGCAGAAACATCCTCTCTTACTCAAACAGATGCCAGTGGTGATGTCGAAACTACAAGAGTTCAag GTGGAGTGTGCGGTCCACAACCCGGAGCCCTACATCAACACTGAGAGCACTGCAGACACTCCGGTCGTGGGTCATGGTTGTGTCTGG GTTGCAAGTTGCACCAACCAGATGGGCCAAATAGCCATTGTTGCCATGCAAAGCTGCAGCCCAAAGGTGACAGAGTGCTTTAATGTGGAGTCCCGTATCCTGTGCATGGCGTTCGTCCCAGCAGAGGAGCCTCGGGAGAATGACGACAAAGTCCAACAAAGCAACCAGCTGCCAAAAACGGGCGCTACACCCACTGTCTGCCTGGGCATGGAGGAGGGCAG cattattGTCTACAAAAGCAGCCAGCGGTCCAAGAAAGTGCGCTTGCAGCAGTTCTTCACCCCAGACAAATCCACTGTCACCAGCTTGTCCTACATGAAAGGCTGTTTGTATGCTGGCCTGGTCAGCGGCTCTGTGGCCATCTACTCCAGATCACAAG ATGGGTTATGGATCATCGATAAGCCCAAGGTGGTAAAGCTGGGAGTCTTGCCGATCAAAGCTATGCTGGCTGTGGAAGAGCACCTTTGGGCTTCATCCGGTGGGCAGGTCTTCATCATTAGCACACAGACTCACTGTGTGGAG TCTGCCTGTGCAAATCACACAGGAAGCGCACTCAAGTGA